The Natrinema saccharevitans genome includes the window CGCCGGTCGGCACGCCGCCTAACGCGTAGACTTCGGTCGCGCCGAACGCCTCGGCGACGTCGAGGAAGGCGTCGGTCAGCGTGTAGTGGCCCGCGTTGCTCTGGGCCTGGTGATCGCCGGTTAGAAGCAGGAGATCACGGCCGTCGGGGACCTCGACGGCGTGGATCTCGGCACAGGTCAGTTCCGAGACGCCGTCCTCGACGCTGACCTGGGGCGGGAACTCGCGGGAGTAGATCCGTCGGACGAGCGTACTCTCGCCCTCGAGTTCCTCGAGTACGTGTTCGACAGCCAGCGTGCCGACGTGTCCGACCCCGGGCAACCCCTCGACGAGAACGGGGTCGTCCAGTTCGACCTCGGCGACCGCGTCGATCTCGAGTTCGTCCATACCCTACTCAGCGGTTGCGACGTTTAAGAGAGCGTCGGTACTCGCCATGGGGGTCTGCAGGGTCGAGCGGTGCCGGCGCGCTGTTTTCGGCGTCGGCACCGCACTCCGGACAGGTCGCAGAAAGCGTATACACCGGGCGATCGTGGACGTCTTGCCACGCCGAACACACCCGGATGTCCGATTTCATTCGTCCTCGGTGCGTCGTTCGCGGTGGTACTCGCCCGCGCCGCCCTCGCCCTCGATCGCGGCGATCGCCCGGTCAGCGCTCTCCTCGAGCTGGGACTCGGCGGTCTTGTAGTTGGGCGCTTGCACCTCGATGCGGTACTCGGGCGCGCCGACGTAGCTCACTTCGAGGTCGACCTCTTCGGGCACCTCGCCGTTGCCCTCGGCGGCCTCCAGCGCCTCGCGGATCCCGTCGACGCCGGACGGCGACGGGTTCTCGAGGTCGACATAGCCGGTAACGTTGACGTACGGCACCGAGACGTTCTCGCGAGCCGTGTCGACGATCGCCTCGATCTCGTCGTCGTCGAGGTCGGTGTCCTCGAGGGCCTCCTCGCCGTGGATGGCGGCCTGTTTGAAGCCGTCGTAGAGGCCGCCGTGGGCCGCGATCAGTTCGTTCGCGATCCCGGTGTAGACCTCGTCGTCGATCTCCTCGCCGAAGGCCAGCTCCATCCAGTTGTCGGCCTTCTGCTCGTTTTTCCACTCCTGAATCTTATCGGAGCGTTGGTGATCGTTGACGTCTTTCAGCGAGAGGTCGATCTGCTGGGAGCCCTCGTCGACGTCTAAGACCTTACAGACGACGATCTGTCCCTCGCGGACGTGATCGCGGACGTTCTTGATCCAGCCGCTGGCGACCTCGGAGATGTGGATCAGTCCGCGTTTCTCCTCGTACTCCTCGAGATCGACGAAGACGCCAAAGTCCTCGATCTCGTCGATCTTGCCGACGACGAGTTCGCCGGGGTCGGGCCAGCCGCTGTATTTCATCGTGACTCGACTGTCTCGACGATCTCGTGGTCGATCTCGGCGTTGCCGCCGGTCGGTCGGGCGAGCGTCGTGCCACAGACGGCACAGGCGACCTCCGTGGAGGCCTTGCCGAAGACGGTCTGTTCGTTCTCGCAGTCACTGCATCGGACGCTGTAGAAATTTCCTGCCATTGGTATCACTCCTGGAACTCGAGTCGGCCCGCGCGCCATCCCTCGCGGAGGTGGGCCTTGCCGCACTCGCTGCAGCGGTACTTGAGGTCGGTTTTCTTCGTGGGCTTTTCGCCGGCGGGCACCTTCGAGAAGCGACCGGAGTTCCCGATCGACGAGGAGTTACGCCGGGTGCGGCGAGCGTCCCATTTCATCCCCGAGGAACGGCCGGTTCGGGACTTCTCGACCTCGTGTTCGTGGTGTTCGTTGCAGTGCGGACAGTACGTATTGAAGCGGCGTGGCATCTGCATGGTTATCTCACTTGGCGTGGGCTAAGACACCGCTGTTTAAAACCCGTTTGGTTCGTCTCCGTCGTCGCCGGCCGGCGGTTCCGCGGCCGGTCGCCGTCGGGACGGCCTCGATCAGGGCCGACACCACCGCTCCGAAGCGTTTAATCGTCTCTCCTGTGAACGCTCGCGTATGAAACAGCTCATCATCCACGGCGATCCCGGCATTCGCAACGGGGCCATCGTTCGGTACGAGGGGGACGACGGGGAGTCCGAGGTGGTCTGTTTCGGGATCAACCGCAACGGCGAGTACCACGGTCCCGATCGGGTCCAGCTCTGGTGTACCGTCGGCAAGGAGGACGAGTACGAGGACTACGAGAAGCGAAACTTCACGCCGCATTTCCTCGACGTCGACCACGTCGACGCCGACGACGTCGAGGTGGTCCGGGCGAAAAGCGACCTGGCGGTCTGATCGGATCGGACGAACGCGTCCGCGGA containing:
- a CDS encoding translation initiation factor IF-2 subunit alpha, giving the protein MKYSGWPDPGELVVGKIDEIEDFGVFVDLEEYEEKRGLIHISEVASGWIKNVRDHVREGQIVVCKVLDVDEGSQQIDLSLKDVNDHQRSDKIQEWKNEQKADNWMELAFGEEIDDEVYTGIANELIAAHGGLYDGFKQAAIHGEEALEDTDLDDDEIEAIVDTARENVSVPYVNVTGYVDLENPSPSGVDGIREALEAAEGNGEVPEEVDLEVSYVGAPEYRIEVQAPNYKTAESQLEESADRAIAAIEGEGGAGEYHRERRTEDE
- a CDS encoding HAH_0734 family protein, which gives rise to MKQLIIHGDPGIRNGAIVRYEGDDGESEVVCFGINRNGEYHGPDRVQLWCTVGKEDEYEDYEKRNFTPHFLDVDHVDADDVEVVRAKSDLAV
- a CDS encoding 30S ribosomal protein S27e, coding for MAGNFYSVRCSDCENEQTVFGKASTEVACAVCGTTLARPTGGNAEIDHEIVETVESR
- a CDS encoding 50S ribosomal protein L44e codes for the protein MQMPRRFNTYCPHCNEHHEHEVEKSRTGRSSGMKWDARRTRRNSSSIGNSGRFSKVPAGEKPTKKTDLKYRCSECGKAHLREGWRAGRLEFQE
- a CDS encoding RNA-protein complex protein Nop10, with protein sequence MKSDIRVCSAWQDVHDRPVYTLSATCPECGADAENSAPAPLDPADPHGEYRRSLKRRNR
- a CDS encoding proteasome assembly chaperone family protein — its product is MDELEIDAVAEVELDDPVLVEGLPGVGHVGTLAVEHVLEELEGESTLVRRIYSREFPPQVSVEDGVSELTCAEIHAVEVPDGRDLLLLTGDHQAQSNAGHYTLTDAFLDVAEAFGATEVYALGGVPTGELIEEYAVVGAVSDESLLEAHEDAGVEFRDDEPAGGIVGVSGLLLGLGERRGFEATCLMGETSGYLVDPKSARALLEVLEDVLGFELDYESLDERADEMEDVIGKIQEMEQQQGMDVPTDDDLRYIG